From a region of the Nitrospira sp. genome:
- a CDS encoding MBOAT family protein: MLFNSFDFVLFFVVVTSAYFVLPHRLRWLLLLTASCFFYMAFIPIYILVLFTTILIDYFAGIWIEDTENPHKKRLYMLMSIISVCIVLFFFKYFNFFNENIAAFASAFHWNYPIESLRIILPIGLSFHTFQSLSYVIEVYRGRQRAERHFGIYSLYVMYFPQLVAGPIERPQNMLHQFHERKVFDWARLGDGLSLVLWGLFKKVVVADNLALYVDTVYNSSSHHTGTSLLLATYFFAIQIYSDFSGYSDIARGVSRVYGIELMKNFETPYFSTSIPEFWSRWHISLSTWFRDYVYIPLGGNRVSLPRNIFNLFVVFLLSGFWHGANWTFIVWGGLHGLYLIVYRLAERVTRRLSSSTQQHKPILVLRVVKVIVTFHLVVLAWVFFRADSLETAVQILQKIALDHGSLFWDPTIIPQALCATAALFFLDLFNRRTGYWAKPESFHLGFKMAYAVVLFFGVVLFGMDSGSQFIYFQF; this comes from the coding sequence ATGCTCTTCAACTCCTTTGATTTTGTCCTGTTCTTTGTCGTTGTGACCAGTGCGTATTTTGTATTACCGCACAGGCTTCGCTGGCTGCTGTTGCTAACAGCCAGCTGTTTCTTCTACATGGCATTCATTCCCATCTATATTCTCGTCTTGTTCACGACGATCCTCATCGACTACTTCGCAGGAATCTGGATCGAGGACACAGAAAATCCTCACAAGAAACGTCTATACATGCTTATGAGCATCATCTCAGTCTGCATCGTGTTGTTCTTTTTTAAGTATTTTAATTTTTTCAATGAAAACATCGCCGCTTTCGCTTCAGCCTTCCACTGGAACTATCCCATTGAATCCCTCCGGATCATCTTGCCGATTGGCCTTTCATTCCACACCTTTCAGAGCCTGAGCTATGTGATCGAGGTCTATCGTGGCAGGCAACGCGCGGAGCGGCACTTTGGAATCTATTCCCTATACGTGATGTATTTCCCCCAATTAGTTGCCGGTCCCATCGAGCGCCCCCAAAACATGCTGCACCAGTTCCACGAGCGAAAGGTGTTCGACTGGGCGCGTCTTGGAGACGGTCTCTCCCTGGTGCTTTGGGGGTTGTTCAAGAAGGTGGTCGTTGCTGACAACCTTGCATTGTACGTTGACACTGTCTATAACTCGAGTAGTCACCACACCGGCACGAGCCTCCTGCTTGCTACGTACTTTTTTGCCATCCAGATCTACTCCGACTTTTCGGGGTATTCTGACATTGCGCGGGGTGTCTCACGCGTTTATGGTATCGAACTCATGAAAAACTTCGAGACCCCGTACTTCTCAACCTCCATTCCCGAGTTTTGGTCTCGTTGGCACATCTCTCTTTCCACATGGTTCAGGGATTACGTCTATATTCCTCTGGGGGGCAATCGAGTTTCACTGCCTCGGAACATCTTCAATCTCTTCGTGGTGTTTCTCTTGAGCGGTTTCTGGCATGGTGCGAATTGGACCTTTATTGTCTGGGGTGGACTCCACGGCCTGTACTTGATCGTCTATCGTCTAGCTGAGCGAGTGACTCGCCGCCTATCATCTAGCACGCAACAGCACAAACCGATTCTCGTGCTTCGAGTGGTCAAAGTGATTGTGACCTTCCATCTTGTTGTGTTGGCATGGGTATTCTTTCGAGCCGATAGCCTTGAAACTGCAGTGCAGATTCTTCAGAAGATCGCACTGGATCACGGGTCGTTATTCTGGGATCCGACCATCATTCCACAGGCCCTGTGCGCAACGGCCGCGCTTTTCTTTCTGGACCTGTTCAATCGGAGAACAGGCTATTGGGCCAAGCCGGAGTCTTTTCACCTTGGGTTCAAAATGGCCTATGCGGTCGTGCTGTTTTTCGGTGTAGTCCTATTCGGCATGGACAGCGGATCTCAGTTCATATACTTCCAGTTCTAA